Proteins co-encoded in one Erinaceus europaeus chromosome 2, mEriEur2.1, whole genome shotgun sequence genomic window:
- the LOC132537008 gene encoding mucin-19-like: protein MEAGTTGQSVQDSRTNRPGSAGSSSGPTGAGTAGAGRQTTAPSSQGSGTTGPSFVVSQTSSQSKEGSESTGSSVIGSDSTSTSLVYPWAPLASLLPCWALLLPWWALSQPQEFFLRDPLLTQLQESQAMEFLQNSLNCHQNSQK, encoded by the exons ATGGAGGCAGGAACCACAGGGCAATCCGTGCAAGACTCCAGGACCAACCGGCCTGGCTCagcaggcagtagcagtggacccactggggctggaacagcaggagCAGGGCGCCAGACCACggctccatcatcccagggctctggcaccaCTGGACCATCTTTTGTTGTCTCTCAGACTTCAAGCCAGTCTAAGGAAGGATCTGAATCCACAGGCTCATCTGTCATAGGATCTGATTCCACTTCAACCTCCTTGGTGTACCCATGGGCACCACTGGCTTCTCTTCTACCCTGCTGGGCACTACTGCTTCCTTGGTGGGCATTGTCACAACCACAAGAGTTTTTCCTCAGGGATCCTCTGCTGACACAGCTCCAGGAG TCTCAAGCAATGGAATTCCTCCAGAACTCGTTGAAT tGCCATCAAAACAGCCAGAAGTAA